The nucleotide window TTGACGGTGTCGAACTCCAAGAATGAGCTCATCAGCCGCTGGCGCACGGTGGTCTCAACCCTGGATCAGGACCCGGAACTCACGGCTCATCAGAGGGGATTCCTGTCTCTCGCCGTACCGAAGGCCCTCGTGGACAATGCCCTCGTCCTCCTCGCAGTGCGTGACGAACACACCCGGCGCACCATTGAGACTCGACTCCTCGGCCCTCTGACCAGGGAATTTTCGAAGGTCCTCGGTTTCGACGTGACCTTCGGCTTCGTCGTCGATCCCGAGCTCGACGTGCCGATCAGGTTCGAAGATCTCATCGGCGAACCGACACCGGGACCTCAGGTGCCCATCGATCCGGTCACGTCCACCTCGGCGACGGGCGGCCCTGCCCCGGTGCAGGAACAGCAGCCGGCCCCTCATACTCCTACTCCGCAGGCGAATCCGCAGACATCGGGCGCCGAAGCGTCCGCCGACCGGGGATCGGCACCTGCAGCCCACGCTCACCAGGACTACGGTCACCAGACCGACCACCACGAACCGCCGGCACCGGCGCAGGCGCAGTCGGCACAGAACACCTCGGGAATGACCGAGCGCGAACTCAAGATCGCCGAGGCGACCGCCGCCCCCATGGTTCCGCCCGTCGACGCTCCCGGTGTCGCCCAGCTCAACCCGAAGTACACCTTCGACACCTTCGTCATCGGCGCATCGAACCGCTTCGCCCATGCGGCCGCCTTCGCCGTCGCCGAGGCTCCGGCCAAGGCCTACAACCCCCTCTTCATCTATGGAGATTCGGGACTGGGCAAGACCCACCTGCTCCACGCCATCGGCTATTACGCCACTCAGCTCTTCCCGGAGATCCGCGTCAAATACGTCTCGAGCGAAGAGTT belongs to Brevibacterium spongiae and includes:
- the dnaA gene encoding chromosomal replication initiator protein DnaA, with product MSNSKNELISRWRTVVSTLDQDPELTAHQRGFLSLAVPKALVDNALVLLAVRDEHTRRTIETRLLGPLTREFSKVLGFDVTFGFVVDPELDVPIRFEDLIGEPTPGPQVPIDPVTSTSATGGPAPVQEQQPAPHTPTPQANPQTSGAEASADRGSAPAAHAHQDYGHQTDHHEPPAPAQAQSAQNTSGMTERELKIAEATAAPMVPPVDAPGVAQLNPKYTFDTFVIGASNRFAHAAAFAVAEAPAKAYNPLFIYGDSGLGKTHLLHAIGYYATQLFPEIRVKYVSSEEFVNDFINTIGSSKTSNALRPAFQRRYREVDILMIDDIQFLQGKDATVEEFFHTFNALHNEAKQVVITSDQPPKMLKGFEERLRSRFEWGLLTDVQPPDMETRFAILRRKAAAEQLDVPDDVLEYIASRVSSNIRELEGALIRVTAFANLNDQQIDVSLAETVLKDFITQDDTPAVTAADIMGQTAAYFSLTLDDLCGTSRSRTLTTARQIAMYLCRELTDLSLPKIGQAFGGRDHTTVMHANKKIRTQMAERRAVYTQVTELTNRIKQQHRL